The DNA segment CCCAGTAAAATTTTCTCTAAAGATTTATAGTCGATGAAATTAACATTCAGGAGGTTATTAAGGTACTCGAAATCGGAATCAATATACGTTTTACTGGTTTTATCCTGCCCTTTTATTCCTTCCGGAGTAGCAATTCCCCGGGCTACTGTAATGATAAATGCCTGAAGATTCATCCATACTTTTTTGTCTTTTTCAATATATATTGTAGCATCAAGGGTTGGGATAAAGCTTCCGGTTTCTACATTTACTTTACTGCTGATTTTAATCTGCTCAAACTGTGGCGGAGGAACTACATGTTCGAAAAACGGAAGTTTATTTCTGATGGGTTCATTCACATCTCTCGGATTCTGGTCGGTTTCCAGTACAAACGTACTGTCGGTTTTTATATTTTTATTGGCTTTTCTGCCTGCATTTCTCGTTTTACAGGATGTTACAGCAAAAAGCAATAAGAGTACTATGATCCAGTTTTTCATGTATTTACCTTTCAATTTATAAAATTACGTTGCAATATTAACGCCAAACCACACAAAACATTTTGTGTGGTCTGAAGATACTTATTTGCGTTGAATTATCTATTTTGACAGAATTATTTCGATAAGAAATCAAGAACGGAATAATCTCCCAAGGAAATTTCTCTCGACACCCCGAAATACTGCGCAGAATTCCCAATCATAGAATTCGATAGGTTTCCGTGATTGATTTGTGTATTTTCCTGAATCAGAGAGTTTTCAATATTAGAATTAACCACTACCGTGTTATT comes from the Chryseobacterium nepalense genome and includes:
- a CDS encoding DUF4292 domain-containing protein, with the protein product MKNWIIVLLLLFAVTSCKTRNAGRKANKNIKTDSTFVLETDQNPRDVNEPIRNKLPFFEHVVPPPQFEQIKISSKVNVETGSFIPTLDATIYIEKDKKVWMNLQAFIITVARGIATPEGIKGQDKTSKTYIDSDFEYLNNLLNVNFIDYKSLEKILLGRTFVKINDSQFTLTQNSKGFKMASNVNQKIETEGRTREYKIVLDYDTNYDLLNVNLKDVLSPDELNVSYSNWEEINGIRLPKNVKIIIKGSKNSQILLENTKFDFSRMDTPYSVPSSYKKIEIK